In Syntrophomonas wolfei subsp. wolfei str. Goettingen G311, a single window of DNA contains:
- a CDS encoding ECF transporter S component produces MQLKISLISLGLLGLLLLLSIWPGRSLGNWNWGLLAATILTVALAGFFWQFERQQNSIVQLSFIATISSLAALSRIAFVPIAGLQPASFIIMITGYVFGSQTGFLVGAISALVSNFFLGQGPWTPWQMLAWGICGLLAGGLGQALSVFRLLPFVFLCTFSAFLFGWITNISYWSSFVHPLNWSSYLGSCIASFPFDLIHAVGNLAFSLLFGTHFYQLLFRFQAKISGYSK; encoded by the coding sequence ATGCAATTAAAAATATCCCTCATATCCCTGGGTTTACTGGGCTTGTTGCTCTTGCTTAGCATCTGGCCCGGAAGAAGTTTGGGAAACTGGAACTGGGGCTTGCTGGCGGCCACCATCCTGACCGTGGCCCTGGCCGGGTTTTTCTGGCAGTTTGAGAGACAGCAGAATAGTATAGTGCAATTATCTTTTATAGCCACTATATCATCCCTGGCTGCCCTATCCCGCATAGCTTTTGTTCCTATTGCCGGTTTGCAGCCGGCAAGCTTTATAATTATGATTACCGGCTATGTCTTTGGCAGCCAGACCGGTTTCCTGGTCGGAGCCATATCGGCCCTGGTATCGAACTTTTTTCTAGGGCAGGGGCCCTGGACACCCTGGCAGATGTTGGCCTGGGGTATATGCGGGCTGCTGGCCGGCGGCCTGGGGCAGGCTTTATCCGTATTTCGCCTGCTGCCCTTTGTTTTTCTATGTACTTTTTCTGCCTTCCTCTTCGGCTGGATCACTAACATTTCCTATTGGAGCAGCTTCGTTCATCCTCTGAACTGGTCCAGCTACCTGGGCAGCTGCATCGCCAGCTTTCCCTTCGATCTTATCCACGCAGTCGGCAATCTGGCTTTTTCCCTTCTTTTTGGCACTCATTTCTATCAACTGCTTTTTCGTTTTCAAGCCAAGATCTCAGGATACAGCAAATAG